From Granulicella sp. WH15, the proteins below share one genomic window:
- a CDS encoding sugar phosphate isomerase/epimerase, which yields MNVAGINRRNFLRTGALAVAAAQVPFARAFQGRTAAAPVRLGMASYTFRQFTRAQVIGFMKELRLHTINCKDAKDHLPSTSIAEEQQAIEAYRAAGIAITGVGTIYFPKDEDADIREKFEYAKRAGARVIVAGDPDPAVLPRIERFVRQYDIRLAIHNHGPEDKIYHSPLDVLRVVKGMDPRIGCCLDVGHAMRAGTDVVKAIHEVGPRLFDVHMKDLAKADAKDSQVEVGRGIMPVREIFQALIDIKYPGYVDLEYEIKENDPMPGVVESFAYMRKVLAGMGVPA from the coding sequence ATGAATGTAGCTGGTATCAATCGACGCAACTTTCTCCGCACGGGCGCTCTCGCCGTGGCCGCTGCACAGGTGCCCTTTGCACGGGCTTTTCAGGGCCGAACGGCCGCCGCGCCGGTGAGGCTGGGGATGGCGAGCTATACCTTTCGCCAGTTCACGCGGGCGCAGGTGATCGGGTTTATGAAGGAGCTGCGGCTCCATACGATCAACTGCAAGGACGCCAAGGATCATCTGCCCTCGACGTCGATTGCGGAGGAGCAGCAGGCGATTGAGGCTTATCGCGCTGCGGGAATTGCGATTACGGGCGTGGGGACGATTTATTTTCCGAAGGACGAAGACGCCGATATCCGCGAGAAGTTCGAGTACGCCAAGCGGGCCGGAGCGCGGGTGATTGTGGCGGGCGATCCTGACCCGGCTGTGCTGCCGAGGATCGAGCGGTTTGTGCGCCAGTACGATATCCGGCTGGCGATCCATAATCACGGGCCGGAGGATAAGATCTATCACTCGCCGCTGGATGTGCTGCGCGTGGTGAAGGGGATGGACCCGCGTATTGGCTGTTGTCTCGACGTGGGCCATGCCATGCGCGCCGGTACGGATGTGGTGAAGGCGATCCACGAGGTGGGGCCGCGGCTCTTCGACGTGCACATGAAGGATCTGGCCAAGGCGGATGCGAAGGATAGTCAGGTGGAGGTGGGGCGGGGCATCATGCCGGTGCGGGAGATCTTTCAGGCGCTCATCGACATCAAGTATCCGGGGTATGTTGATCTCGAGTACGAGATCAAGGAGAACGATCCGATGCCTGGGGTGGTGGAGAGCTTCGCCTATATGAGGAAGGTGCTGGCCGGGATGGGTGTCCCGGCCTGA
- a CDS encoding IPT/TIG domain-containing protein, whose protein sequence is MKAPLCRVVPFAACLLLLSSIGCSPNNSGSNSTPPPVAPAVSTLSPTSIVAGSLGKTLTVTGSNFVPGSEITWNGTERATLYVSSTSLQMALLPGDLSSATTAQVGVTDPPDAGGLSSGTLPFSVSASPIPNPIPVLTSLTPLSVQVGSSQTSITLNGGNFVTGSIVTWNGQAVTSSYQSSSILTVQIPAADVAAAGTAQIAVVNPSPGGGTSTSLTLMINAVGASGLTVVNVPANDLAWDAVNQSIYLSLPSLAGTNGNAVQALNPVTGALGTSTFAGSEPNLLSVSSSSKYLYASLDGGASVQRFALPGLTPDISIPLGADSFDGPYVALDLQASPVADGTVAVVRGTPGISPEEEGGVQIYDNAVARPNALCGFIEIGCSGTGGDLFNSIQWNSTGTEMFALNTEDTGFDFYTVPVTASGFGTVKDYGGVASGFSEGFHYDSTTQLLYTDGGTIINPVDGTKVGQFNASGIAVPDGANGVIFFIGQQSGAINGTYTIESFDINRYTPIGTLAVQDVVGTPTHMIRWGSNGLAFTSESNNISSTAPTGQVYLVSGSFVSTKSREPGAPVAKDVHRTWTAHSSKSIPKQK, encoded by the coding sequence ATGAAGGCCCCACTTTGTAGAGTTGTCCCTTTTGCTGCCTGTCTTTTACTGCTTTCGTCGATTGGATGCAGCCCCAATAACTCGGGAAGTAACTCCACTCCCCCACCCGTTGCTCCTGCCGTCTCCACCCTTTCGCCGACGTCGATTGTTGCGGGGAGTCTGGGGAAAACCCTGACAGTTACAGGATCGAACTTTGTTCCAGGTTCGGAGATCACCTGGAACGGGACCGAACGTGCGACCCTCTATGTCTCTTCGACCAGCCTCCAGATGGCGTTGCTCCCCGGCGATCTGTCCTCGGCAACGACAGCGCAGGTGGGCGTAACTGATCCCCCGGATGCAGGTGGCTTGTCTTCGGGAACTCTTCCTTTTTCCGTCTCGGCATCGCCTATACCAAACCCGATTCCCGTGCTGACATCGCTCACACCCTTATCTGTTCAGGTGGGTTCCAGCCAGACGTCCATTACCCTGAACGGAGGGAATTTCGTCACTGGTTCGATCGTCACCTGGAACGGACAGGCAGTAACGTCGTCTTATCAGAGCTCGTCGATTCTGACGGTACAGATTCCCGCCGCAGACGTGGCGGCTGCAGGCACCGCGCAGATCGCTGTGGTCAATCCGTCTCCTGGCGGCGGAACCTCTACGAGCCTTACCTTGATGATTAATGCGGTTGGAGCATCGGGGCTGACCGTGGTGAACGTTCCGGCAAATGATCTGGCCTGGGATGCTGTGAACCAGTCGATCTATCTTTCGCTGCCGAGCCTGGCTGGAACCAACGGCAATGCGGTACAGGCGCTCAATCCAGTTACCGGAGCTCTTGGTACTTCGACCTTTGCTGGGAGCGAGCCGAATCTGCTCTCTGTCTCCAGCAGCAGCAAGTATCTGTATGCCAGCCTGGATGGAGGAGCCAGCGTGCAGCGTTTTGCACTGCCTGGGTTGACGCCCGATATCTCCATTCCACTCGGGGCAGATTCGTTTGACGGCCCTTATGTGGCGTTGGATCTGCAGGCCTCGCCAGTGGCCGACGGCACCGTCGCGGTGGTTCGGGGGACGCCAGGGATAAGCCCGGAAGAAGAAGGCGGGGTGCAGATCTACGATAACGCTGTGGCTCGTCCGAATGCACTCTGCGGATTCATCGAAATCGGCTGTTCAGGTACCGGTGGAGATCTCTTCAACTCGATTCAGTGGAACTCCACCGGCACCGAGATGTTTGCGCTGAATACGGAGGATACCGGCTTCGATTTTTACACGGTCCCTGTAACTGCGAGTGGATTTGGGACAGTCAAGGACTATGGCGGAGTGGCGAGTGGATTTTCCGAGGGGTTTCATTATGACTCCACGACCCAGTTGCTCTATACCGATGGCGGCACCATCATCAATCCTGTAGATGGGACGAAGGTCGGTCAGTTCAATGCCTCGGGGATCGCTGTTCCTGATGGGGCGAACGGAGTGATCTTCTTCATCGGGCAGCAGTCGGGGGCCATCAACGGTACCTATACGATCGAGAGCTTCGATATCAATCGCTATACTCCGATCGGGACGCTGGCGGTGCAAGATGTGGTCGGAACGCCGACGCACATGATCCGCTGGGGAAGCAATGGGCTGGCGTTTACGAGTGAAAGCAACAATATAAGCTCTACGGCGCCAACGGGGCAGGTCTATCTTGTCAGTGGATCGTTTGTCTCGACGAAGAGCAGAGAGCCTGGTGCGCCGGTGGCGAAGGATGTACACCGGACGTGGACAGCGCACTCATCCAAAAGCATACCGAAGCAGAAATAA
- the ffh gene encoding signal recognition particle protein, with amino-acid sequence MFENLSDKLQRSFKTLRGQGTITDENIAEAMREIRVALLESDVNLTVVNTLVEQIRTKAMGTQVTTALSPSEQIVKIVHDELVALLGKDVAKFKTASQPPSVILMAGLQGSGKTTTSGKLAAWLKKGGHRPMLVSVDVYRPAAREQLAIVAKSTGTNLYEGKLNEGEANTDAVLRLAKEAKRDAANFGCDILIVDTAGRLGIDATLMDEMAQLKKLLNPSEILFVADAMTGQDAVNSAKAFNDLLTITGAVLTKMDGDSRGGAALSIRQITGAPIKFLGTGEKPDAFEPFHPDRIVSRIMGMGDIATLLERAEEKLDKGKAEQFAKKALSGQGFSLEDFREQLRQIKKMGSMKSILKMLPSVGPFAGIAQAAENVDESQFSRVEAIINSMTNKERQNADLLNGSRRKRIAAGSGTSVQEVNNLLRQYSQMSKMFKTMGSGGGMKAQQRMMSQMQGRQKFGR; translated from the coding sequence ATGTTTGAGAATCTAAGCGACAAACTCCAGCGTTCCTTCAAGACCCTCCGCGGCCAGGGCACCATCACCGACGAGAACATCGCCGAGGCGATGCGCGAGATCCGCGTCGCGCTGCTCGAATCCGACGTCAATCTCACCGTCGTCAACACCCTCGTCGAGCAGATCCGCACCAAGGCCATGGGCACCCAGGTCACCACCGCCCTCAGCCCATCGGAGCAGATCGTGAAGATCGTCCACGACGAGCTGGTAGCCCTGCTGGGCAAGGACGTCGCCAAGTTCAAGACCGCCTCGCAGCCCCCCTCGGTCATCCTGATGGCGGGCCTCCAGGGATCGGGTAAGACGACCACCAGCGGCAAGCTCGCCGCCTGGCTCAAGAAGGGCGGCCACCGCCCCATGCTGGTCTCGGTCGACGTCTACCGTCCCGCCGCGCGCGAGCAGCTCGCAATCGTCGCCAAGAGCACCGGCACCAATCTCTACGAGGGCAAGCTGAACGAAGGCGAGGCCAACACCGACGCCGTGCTGCGCCTCGCCAAAGAGGCGAAGCGCGACGCAGCCAACTTCGGCTGTGACATCCTCATCGTCGACACGGCGGGCCGCCTCGGCATCGACGCCACCCTGATGGACGAGATGGCGCAGCTCAAGAAGCTGCTCAACCCATCCGAAATCCTCTTCGTCGCCGACGCCATGACCGGCCAGGACGCGGTCAACTCCGCCAAGGCCTTCAATGACCTGCTCACCATCACCGGCGCTGTCCTCACCAAGATGGATGGCGACTCCCGCGGCGGCGCGGCGCTCTCGATCCGCCAGATCACCGGCGCGCCCATCAAGTTCCTCGGCACCGGCGAGAAGCCCGACGCCTTCGAGCCCTTCCACCCCGACCGCATCGTCAGCCGCATCATGGGCATGGGCGACATCGCCACGCTGCTCGAGCGCGCCGAAGAGAAGCTGGACAAGGGCAAGGCCGAGCAGTTTGCCAAGAAGGCCCTCAGCGGCCAGGGCTTCTCGCTCGAAGACTTCCGCGAGCAGCTTCGCCAGATCAAAAAGATGGGCAGCATGAAGTCGATCCTCAAGATGCTCCCCTCGGTCGGCCCGTTCGCGGGCATCGCCCAGGCGGCGGAGAACGTGGACGAGAGCCAGTTCTCACGCGTCGAAGCCATCATCAACTCGATGACGAACAAGGAGCGCCAGAACGCCGACCTGCTCAACGGCAGCCGCCGCAAGCGCATCGCAGCAGGCTCCGGCACCAGCGTTCAGGAGGTCAACAACCTCCTCCGCCAGTACTCCCAGATGTCGAAGATGTTCAAGACCATGGGCTCCGGCGGCGGCATGAAGGCCCAGCAAAGAATGATGAGCCAGATGCAGGGACGCCAGAAGTTCGGTAGATAA
- a CDS encoding RDD family protein — MLRTRYFRAHEPARYDALDGLPLASFWSRAAAILIDLGILLLLRLPFSHLGAHANQVLDPTSWPSILHGAAEKAKELLESVLYFAIALKLGKGRTPGKWIMRIRVLSLSHDEIGWWQSIERGLGYGASLLEGGFGFVQYFINRNRMCVHDRIAETIVVDTTKEAQRTTD, encoded by the coding sequence ATGCTCAGGACACGGTACTTCCGCGCCCACGAACCCGCCCGCTACGACGCGCTCGACGGCCTGCCTCTCGCCAGCTTCTGGAGCCGAGCCGCCGCCATCCTGATCGACCTCGGCATCCTGCTTCTGCTGCGACTTCCCTTCTCCCATCTCGGCGCGCACGCCAACCAGGTCCTCGATCCCACCAGTTGGCCCTCCATCCTCCACGGGGCCGCCGAAAAGGCCAAAGAGCTTCTCGAATCCGTCCTATACTTCGCCATCGCCCTCAAGCTCGGCAAGGGCCGCACGCCGGGAAAATGGATCATGCGCATCCGCGTCCTCTCGCTCTCGCACGACGAGATCGGCTGGTGGCAGTCCATCGAACGCGGCCTTGGCTATGGAGCATCCCTGCTCGAAGGCGGCTTCGGCTTCGTCCAATACTTCATCAACCGCAACCGCATGTGCGTCCACGACCGCATCGCCGAGACCATCGTGGTCGACACGACCAAAGAAGCCCAAAGGACAACAGATTAA
- a CDS encoding site-specific tyrosine recombinase: MRGVAPVVDGVARGSGNVALVREYGDYLRVEKGLRPASIEAYLRDIEQFAEFVEGKDRLLITASQADVSGFLEGLRGHAVESRSIARKLSGLRGLYRWLLMDKRVAHDPTVNIESPSSWKVLPKSLAESEMASILEAADESARAANAPVARLRDSAILELLYGGGLRVSEICSLREEDLHLDQQRAQVRGKGDKERIVPLGRKACEVLEAYLLRGRPALVRRGAGLQRALFLSVRGHALTRQWIWEMVRKASADGTASPHKLRHSCATHMVEHGADLRSVQTLLGHADIATTQVYTHVALGHLKEVHRKHHPRGRIRVAE, from the coding sequence ATGCGGGGAGTGGCTCCAGTGGTGGATGGTGTTGCGCGCGGTTCGGGGAACGTGGCGCTGGTGCGGGAGTATGGGGACTATCTGCGGGTGGAGAAGGGGCTGCGGCCAGCCTCGATTGAGGCTTATCTGCGGGATATCGAGCAGTTCGCCGAGTTTGTGGAGGGCAAGGACCGGCTGCTGATTACGGCTTCGCAGGCCGACGTGAGCGGGTTTCTGGAGGGGCTGCGGGGTCATGCGGTGGAGTCGCGGTCGATTGCGCGCAAGTTGAGCGGGCTGAGGGGACTGTATCGCTGGCTGCTGATGGATAAGCGTGTGGCGCACGATCCGACGGTGAATATTGAGTCGCCTTCGAGCTGGAAGGTGTTGCCGAAGTCTTTGGCCGAGAGCGAGATGGCGTCGATATTGGAAGCGGCAGATGAATCTGCCAGGGCGGCCAATGCTCCGGTGGCACGGCTGCGGGACTCGGCGATTCTGGAGCTGCTGTACGGCGGCGGGCTGCGAGTGAGCGAGATCTGCTCGCTGCGGGAGGAGGATCTGCACCTCGATCAGCAGCGGGCGCAGGTGCGCGGTAAGGGAGATAAGGAGCGGATTGTCCCGCTGGGGCGGAAGGCCTGCGAGGTGCTGGAGGCTTATCTGCTGCGGGGGCGTCCGGCGCTGGTGCGGCGGGGCGCGGGGTTGCAGCGGGCGCTGTTTTTGAGTGTGCGGGGACATGCGCTGACGCGGCAGTGGATTTGGGAGATGGTGCGGAAGGCGTCGGCCGACGGGACAGCCAGCCCGCACAAGCTACGGCATAGCTGCGCGACGCACATGGTGGAGCATGGGGCCGATCTGCGCAGCGTGCAGACCCTGCTGGGGCACGCCGATATCGCGACGACGCAGGTGTATACGCATGTTGCACTGGGGCACCTGAAAGAGGTTCATCGGAAGCATCATCCGAGGGGCCGGATAAGGGTTGCGGAATGA
- a CDS encoding tyrosine-type recombinase/integrase, whose protein sequence is MSEFDGLAEGFLAMLRNERGASEHTVRAYTREVRDFAAYLGKTLGKDGSIAAVEHLHIRAYLAELYGRGLTKASAARALASVRSWFKWLAKEGKVAQNPALLVSSPKRPQHLPRVPSMEEVNRVLTSLEQPVGRARNREEQEDAGAWPERDRLIFELLYGCGIRNSELVGLDTTSIQWQNDAVLVRGKGKKERLVPLGDEAAAAIRAYLPLRESRLMAAGKGGLVHGGALLMNLRMRGDCRLTTRSVGRIVKAIALSRGLPADVHPHTLRHAFGTHMLEEGADLRAIQEMLGHERLSTTQRYTQLTVAQVQRVYDETHPRAN, encoded by the coding sequence ATGAGTGAATTCGATGGATTAGCTGAAGGGTTTCTTGCGATGCTGCGCAATGAGCGCGGGGCGTCCGAGCATACGGTGCGGGCATATACGCGGGAGGTGCGCGACTTTGCCGCTTACCTGGGCAAGACGCTGGGGAAGGACGGCTCGATTGCGGCGGTGGAGCATCTGCATATACGGGCTTATCTGGCGGAACTTTATGGGCGCGGGTTGACCAAGGCCAGCGCGGCGCGGGCGCTGGCGTCGGTGCGGAGCTGGTTCAAGTGGCTGGCCAAGGAGGGTAAGGTGGCGCAGAATCCGGCGTTGCTGGTCAGTTCGCCCAAGCGGCCGCAACATCTGCCTCGGGTGCCGAGTATGGAAGAGGTGAACCGGGTGTTGACCTCGCTGGAGCAGCCGGTGGGCCGGGCTCGAAACCGGGAGGAGCAGGAGGATGCCGGGGCGTGGCCGGAGCGGGATCGGTTGATCTTCGAGCTGCTCTACGGCTGCGGGATTCGGAACTCGGAGCTGGTGGGGCTGGATACGACCAGTATCCAGTGGCAGAACGATGCTGTGCTGGTTCGGGGTAAGGGGAAGAAGGAGCGGCTGGTGCCGCTGGGGGATGAGGCGGCTGCGGCGATCCGGGCCTATCTGCCGCTGCGGGAGAGCAGGCTGATGGCTGCGGGCAAGGGGGGGCTGGTGCACGGCGGCGCGCTGCTGATGAACCTGCGGATGCGCGGCGACTGCCGGTTGACAACGCGGAGCGTGGGCCGCATCGTGAAGGCGATCGCGCTCAGCCGGGGACTTCCGGCTGACGTGCACCCGCACACGCTGCGCCACGCCTTTGGCACGCACATGCTGGAAGAGGGCGCAGACCTGCGCGCGATCCAGGAGATGCTGGGGCATGAGCGGCTATCGACTACGCAGAGGTACACGCAGTTGACTGTGGCGCAGGTGCAGCGCGTCTACGACGAGACACATCCCAGAGCGAACTAG